In Candidatus Nanopelagicales bacterium, the DNA window TCCATGAGGTGGGTGGTCAACAGGACTGTCACGCCAGCCTGGCGCAACTGCTCGACGAGCTCCCACACGACGCGTTTGGCGGTGGCATCGAGGCCAGCGGTGGGTTCGTCGAGGAAAACGATCTCCGGTCGACCGATCAGGGCGATTGCGAACTTGAGGCGCTGTTGCTCGCCCCCGGACATGCGCCGGTAGTTGGCGCGGACGTCGGCGATGCCGAGGCGGTTGGCTAGCGTGACCGGATCCAACGGATTCGCGTAGAGCCGCGACATATGCCTGAGCACCTCGAGGCTACGTGCCCCGGACGGAACCCCGCCGTCCTGCAGCATGACGCCCATCCGTGGTCTGAGGGCAGTTGCGTCACTCGTGGGATCGAGGCCGAGGACTCGGACCGATCCGCCACTGGGCCGGACGTAACCCTCACACGTCTCTACCGTTGTGGTCTTGCCAGCACCGTTCGCCCCGATCAGGGCAGTGACCTCGCCAGTTGGCGCGGCGAAGGAGGCATCGCTCACGGCCACCGTGCGCCCGTAGCGCACGACGAGATTGCTGACTTCCAACGCGAATCCCACGGTCTGAGTGTAGGAGTCCCGCGGGTTACCGCCGATGCCCCGGTGGGGCTAGGGTCAGACATACACGGGAGCTCGGGCAGATCCGGGCTGAGAGGGCGGTAACAACACCGCCGACCGTCGAACCTGTCCGGGTAATGCCGGCGTAGGGAGGAATCGATGAACGTTCTGTTGACTGCATGGGACTACCAAGTCACCTACCTGGAAGCGACAGCCGTCGTGGTTGCGCTGATCGGCGTAGGCCTCGCCATCAAAGGGACCCGCTGGGCGTGGCCCTTTTATTTTCTCAGCGGCGTCCTCTACGGGCTGCTATTCATCAACGTTGATCTGATCGCCAGCGCGGCCCTGCAGTTGGTCTTCATCGTTGCCGCGATCTGGGGCTGGTTCGACTGGGGGGCGGCAGGCGTCACTCGGTCGAAGACGCTGTCAAAGCGCTTGCGAGTCATCGGCTCGCTGGCACTCATCATCGCTTGGGTGGTCTTGGCGCCGTTGTTGCAGCTGATCGGCGGCGTGGCCACTTGGTTGGATGCCTTCGTATTCGTCGGCAGCCTTGCCGCCCAGGTCCTGATGGTCTTGGGGTACCTCGAGGCGTGGCCGATGTGGGTGATCGTCAATGTGGTGGGTGTTGTGCACTACGCCCAACAGTCGCTCTGGTTCACCGCGTTGTTCTACTTCGTGCTGCTGCTGATGGCGATCTGGGGTTGGCGGGCTTGGTTCGAGCGCAACGAGTCCTCAGCCGAGGATGTAGCCATGGCTTCCTCTGCGACCGGAGCATGACCCACCCAGTTGCGGAGGCAGCCGCCGAACCTGGGTTGATCGGGTTGCTCGGGGGTGAGTGTTCCGGAAAAACCACACTTGGGCGCGCGCTGGGCAAGGCACTACCGGCGCGATACGTGCCGGAGGCGCTGCGCGAGTTTGTGGACCGGGAAGGCCGAACGCCGACTCACGCTGAGCAGCGGGCAATCATGCGGGCGCAGATGGCGGCCGAATCGATCGGCCTGCGATCAGCGGTCGCGGCAGGTGAGGAATGGGTCGTCTCCGATCCCGGTGCGCTCATGACGGCCATCTACAGCATCGCGTACTTCGACGACGATTCGCTGCTGACGGAGGCACTGGTCGGTCAGTCGAGGTATCGGTTGACATTCCTGTGTGACCCCGCCTTCCCCTGGCAGCCAGATGGCGATCAACGGGATGGCCCGGAACACCGCCAGCGGGTGCACGATCTACTGGTCGAGGTCATCCGAGCGCACGACCTCGACGTGGTCGAGGTGGTTGGCCCCCCGCACGATCGAATCGAACAGGCACTGGCGGCGATTCGAGCATTCGCATGATCGAGCCCAGCCCGGGCACGTGCTTTGTGAGCAACCAGGCAAGGCCCGCTCTTGGCGAGCGGGAGTAAATAGGACACACTGGTGTTGTGAAATCCCCAATGACTGGTGCAGCCGCCCGCGTGGCTCGCACGTTGTTGGATTCTGGTCCCGCGACCGCAAGCGCGCTGGCGACCGAATTGAACCTCACTGGCACCGCGGTTCGGCGCCACCTCGACGGGCTCGTCGCCGCCGGCTACGCCCAGGCCAACGACCGGGCACCATTCGGTCCGACCAAACCCCGCGGCCGCGGCCGCCCGGCCCGTGTTTACACCTTGACGTCGGCCGGGCGAGACGCATTCGATCAGGCCTACGACGACCTGGCCCTAGCGGCCATCCGCCACATCGCTGAGAACGGCTCAGCTGAGGCGGTGATGGATTTTGCGCGCGGCCGGGCAGCCGACATGCGCCGCCGCTACAGCGAGTCCGTGAGTGCCGGAAACACCCTGGAGGAGCGCGCCGCACTGCTGGCCCAAGAGCTACGCGTCGACGGATTCGCCGCCAGCGTCGAGCGCGGTGGCGACATGGGCGTTCAAATTTGCCAGCACCACTGCCCGGTCGCACACGTGGCCGAGGAGTTCCCACAACTGTGCGAGGCCGAGACAGAGGCCTTCAGCGAGTTGATCGGCGCGCACGTGACCCGACTGGCGACTCTGAGCCACGGCGACGGCGTCTGCACCACCCACGTTCCACTGAACCCTGCGACCGAGCACGTCCGTCCTGAGAGGACCCTGGCATGACCGAGACATCAACCCATCCGGATTTGGATGGCATCGGCACCTACGAGTTCGGCTGGCACGACACCGATTCAATCGGTGCCAGCGCGCGGCGCGGCCTGTCCGAGGACGTCGTTCGCGACATCAGCGCCAAGAAGAACGAGCCCGAGTGGATGTTGGAGACCCGCCTGAAGGGGCTGCGCCTGTTTGATCGCAAGCCCATGCCCACATGGGGATCGGATCTGTCCGGCATCGACTTCGACAACATCAAGTACTTCGTGCGCTCGACTGAGAAGCAGGCCGCAAGCTGGGAGGACCTGCCCGAGGACATCAAGACCACCTACGACCGCTTGGGCATCCCCGAGGCAGAAAAGCAGCGCCTGGTCGCTGGCGTTGCGGCTCAGTACGAGTCCGAGGTCGTCTATCACGCCATCCGCGAGGATCTGGAAGCCCAGGGAGTCATCTTCAAGGACACCGACACCGCCCTGCGCGAGCACGAGGACATCTTCAAGGAGTACTTTGCGTCGGTTATCCCAGTGGGTGATAACAAGTTCGCCGCGCTGAACACTGCGGTGTGGTCCGGCGGTTCATTCATCTACGTGCCCAAGGGTGTCCACGTTGATATCCCGTTGCAGGCCTACTTCCGCATCAACACCGAGAACATGGGCCAGTTTGAGCGCACCTTGATCATCGTGGATGAGGGCGCTTACGTCCACTACGTCGAGGGATGCACCGCACCCATCTACAGCAGCGACTCACTCCACAGTGCGGTCGTGGAGATCATCGTCAAGCCCGGTGGTCGCTGTCGGTACACCACCATCCAGAACTGGTCGAACAACGTCTACAACCTCGTCACCAAGCGCGCGGTCGCCCAAGCGGGCGCGACGATGGAGTGGGTCGACGGCAACATCGGCTCCAAGGTCACCATGAAGTATCCGGCAGTCTGGCTGACTGGGGAGCACGCCAAGGGCGAGACACTCTCGATCGCCTTCGCCGGCGAGGGCCAGCACCAGGATGCCGGCTCCAAGATGGTGCACGCGGCCCCGAACACGTCATCGGCAATCGTTTCCAAGTCCGTTGCCCGGGGTGGCGGTCGCACGTCCTATCGCGGTCTGGTTCAGGTTCTGGAAGGTTCCAAGGGCTCCAAGAGCACCGTTCGTTGTGACGCCCTGCTGGTGGACGACATCAGCCGGTCAGACACCTACCCCTACGTCGACGTTCGCGAGGACGACGTTTCGATGGGCCACGAAGCAAGTGTCTCCAAGGTCGGGGAAGATCAATTGTTCTATCTGATGTCCCGCGGCATGACTGAGGAAGAAGCCATGGCGATGATCGTTCGCGGCTTCGTGGAGCCGATCGCCCGCGAGTTGCCGATGGAATACGCACTCGAACTGAACCGGCTCATCGAGCTACAGATGGAAGGGGCCGTCGGCTGATGGGTTCTGCCACCACCACCGAGCCGATCGAACGAGAGATCGTGATCAGCGTTCCCACGAACAAGGCTGAGAACGTCACCTCCTTCGACCCCGCTGACTTCACCCGACCGACCGGGCGGGAAGAGGAGTGGCGTTTCACGCCGATCAAACGCGCCAAAGCACTGTTTGAGCCGCTCGCCGAACCCGGTGGCGCAGACGTGCATGTCACTTCGCCGCAGGAGAGCTTTATCGGCGCCGACGGGGCCGCTGATGCTTCTCCGGTTGGTTCCGCTTTGATTCCGGTCGACCTGC includes these proteins:
- a CDS encoding ATP-binding protein is translated as MTHPVAEAAAEPGLIGLLGGECSGKTTLGRALGKALPARYVPEALREFVDREGRTPTHAEQRAIMRAQMAAESIGLRSAVAAGEEWVVSDPGALMTAIYSIAYFDDDSLLTEALVGQSRYRLTFLCDPAFPWQPDGDQRDGPEHRQRVHDLLVEVIRAHDLDVVEVVGPPHDRIEQALAAIRAFA
- a CDS encoding transcriptional regulator produces the protein MKSPMTGAAARVARTLLDSGPATASALATELNLTGTAVRRHLDGLVAAGYAQANDRAPFGPTKPRGRGRPARVYTLTSAGRDAFDQAYDDLALAAIRHIAENGSAEAVMDFARGRAADMRRRYSESVSAGNTLEERAALLAQELRVDGFAASVERGGDMGVQICQHHCPVAHVAEEFPQLCEAETEAFSELIGAHVTRLATLSHGDGVCTTHVPLNPATEHVRPERTLA
- the sufB gene encoding Fe-S cluster assembly protein SufB, whose product is MTETSTHPDLDGIGTYEFGWHDTDSIGASARRGLSEDVVRDISAKKNEPEWMLETRLKGLRLFDRKPMPTWGSDLSGIDFDNIKYFVRSTEKQAASWEDLPEDIKTTYDRLGIPEAEKQRLVAGVAAQYESEVVYHAIREDLEAQGVIFKDTDTALREHEDIFKEYFASVIPVGDNKFAALNTAVWSGGSFIYVPKGVHVDIPLQAYFRINTENMGQFERTLIIVDEGAYVHYVEGCTAPIYSSDSLHSAVVEIIVKPGGRCRYTTIQNWSNNVYNLVTKRAVAQAGATMEWVDGNIGSKVTMKYPAVWLTGEHAKGETLSIAFAGEGQHQDAGSKMVHAAPNTSSAIVSKSVARGGGRTSYRGLVQVLEGSKGSKSTVRCDALLVDDISRSDTYPYVDVREDDVSMGHEASVSKVGEDQLFYLMSRGMTEEEAMAMIVRGFVEPIARELPMEYALELNRLIELQMEGAVG
- a CDS encoding nicotinamide mononucleotide transporter, producing the protein MNVLLTAWDYQVTYLEATAVVVALIGVGLAIKGTRWAWPFYFLSGVLYGLLFINVDLIASAALQLVFIVAAIWGWFDWGAAGVTRSKTLSKRLRVIGSLALIIAWVVLAPLLQLIGGVATWLDAFVFVGSLAAQVLMVLGYLEAWPMWVIVNVVGVVHYAQQSLWFTALFYFVLLLMAIWGWRAWFERNESSAEDVAMASSATGA
- a CDS encoding ABC transporter ATP-binding protein, yielding MGFALEVSNLVVRYGRTVAVSDASFAAPTGEVTALIGANGAGKTTTVETCEGYVRPSGGSVRVLGLDPTSDATALRPRMGVMLQDGGVPSGARSLEVLRHMSRLYANPLDPVTLANRLGIADVRANYRRMSGGEQQRLKFAIALIGRPEIVFLDEPTAGLDATAKRVVWELVEQLRQAGVTVLLTTHLMDDVERLADNIVVMDRGSVVATGTPAELLRSHQQSLVFDAAPGLDLAALATTLGGGVAVSETNRGTYQVSGDVSPDSLAIVAAWCAEQGFMPRGLTTGQRRLEDVVLELTNSGAEVDR